In one Bactrocera tryoni isolate S06 chromosome 5, CSIRO_BtryS06_freeze2, whole genome shotgun sequence genomic region, the following are encoded:
- the LOC120777296 gene encoding transmembrane protein 267, whose product MHCHIMVYVRIVLTTLLTITCLLGDNFVELTQHPLLKALADNATHAVIGALTGIAFAVQFHERTSNLLGWFLIFTCFAVSSLIDLDHFIEARSLYLEDATNLPRRPFLHCSSIIFVILIFYLCTASLNYLKTSLTFGVLLCAFVTHHTRDAVRRGYWFCPIGHTGRVPNVAYIVITVLTPHLVAYLHGICRSGPVQYFLGQYIKLSDNYRIGSGGYRYMNV is encoded by the exons atgcactgccatatAATGGTTTACGTACGCATTGTGCTTACAACGTTACTGACTATCACCTGTCTGCTGGGAGACAATTTTGTTGAACTGACACAACATCCTCTATTAAAAGCATTAGCTGATAATGCTACACATGCTGTAATTGGTGCATTAACAGGAATCGCATTTGCTGTTCAATTTCACGAGCGTACGAGCAATTTGTTGGGATGGTTCCTGATATTCACCTGTTTTGCCGTATCTTCTTTAATTGATTTGGATCACTTTATAGAAGCGCGTTCACTGTACTTAGAG GATGCGACTAACTTGCCCCGACGTCCTTTTCTACATTGTTCgagtataatttttgtaatactcATTTTCTACCTATGCACGGCCAGTTTAAACTATTTAAAGACATCTTTAACATTTGGCGTGTTGCTTTGCGCTTTTGTCACACATCATACCCGTGATGCCGTGCGTCGTGGTTATTGGTTTTGTCCAATTGGTCACACTGGCCGCGTTCCCAATGTGGCCTACATTGTGATAACTGTTTTGACGCCACATTTGGTGGCATATTTACATGGCATTTGTCGTAGTGGACCAGTGCAGTACTTCCTGGGTCAGTATATAAAGCTGAGCGATAATTATCGTATTGGAAGTGGCGGTTATCGTTATATGAATGTGTAA
- the LOC120777298 gene encoding ubiquitin-conjugating enzyme E2 T-like encodes MNDKIKKMRIPIEVKQLVKNQSDHGISCAPESNDDDYSNLLAKVPGPKGSPYEGGVFEIKIRFGTQYPFQPPTFKFSTPIYHPNIDNSGKICLDLLRMPPTGSYNPAITLESMLLSIQLLLASPNPDDPLNSEAADLYKTNIEQFNIKTRELLQKEHPNHKNVI; translated from the exons atgaacgataaaattaaaaaaatgagaatCCCAATTGAAGTTAAACAATTGGTGAAGAATCAGTCTGATCATG GTATTTCTTGTGCGCCGGAATCAAATGATGACGATTATTCGAATTTGTTGGCAAAAGTTCCTGGACCAAAAGGTTCACCATATGAAGGCGGTGTATTCGAAATTAAAATACGTTTTGGCACCCAGTATCCTTTCCAACCACCAACGTTCAAGTTCTCAACACCAATTTATCATCCAAATATAGACAACT cGGGCAAAATTTGTTTGGATTTGTTACGAATGCCGCCAACCGGATCTTACAATCCTGCTATTACACTGGAGTCAATGCTACTCTCCATTCAATTACTACTAGCTTCTCCTAACCCAGACGATCCGTTGAATAGCGAAGCAGCGGATCTCTACAAAACTAATATTGAACAATTTAACATTAAAACACGTGAATTATTACAAAAAGAACATCCGAACCACAAAAATGTCATATAA
- the LOC120777297 gene encoding ubiquitin-conjugating enzyme E2 C, which translates to MAQNISPEHSGVDSAKQGANSCAAKHGHAVSKRLQKELMNLMMATEKGISAFPDGENIFKWIGTIAGPANTVYVGQKYRLSLEFPNSYPYAPPAVKFLTPCFHPNVDLAGCICLDILKDKWSALYDVRTILLSIQSLLGEPNNDSPLNAQAAMMWADQAEYKKYLDAFYEKHKDT; encoded by the exons atgGCTCAGAACATCAGTCCAGAGCATAGTGGAGTAGACTCTGCGAAACAAGGTGCCAACTCCTGTGCAGCAAAGCATGGGCATGCAGTTAGTAAACG TCTCCAAAAAGAATTGATGAACTTAATGATGGCAACAGAGAAAGGTATATCAGCATTCCCCGAtggtgaaaatatatttaaatggaTTGGTACGATTGCTGGTCCAGCCAATACAGTATATGTGGGTCAAAAGTATCGTCTCTCGTTGGAGTTTCCAAATTCATATCCATACGCACCACCAGCCGTAAAATTTTTGACACCCTGTTTCCATCCAAACGTAGATCTAGCTGGCTGTATATGTTTGGATATATTGAAAGATAAATGGTCTGCCCTATATGATGTACGCACAATCCTGCTGTCTATACAATCGCTATTGGGTGAACCCAATAATGATAGTCCGCTAAACGCTCAAGCGGCAATGATGTGGGCGGATCAAGCCGAGTACAAAAAATACCTGGATGCCTTTTACGAAAAACACAAGGACACATAA
- the LOC120777479 gene encoding kxDL motif-containing protein CG10681, with amino-acid sequence MAQNFQGVQSPTAKSNNGNATENVTPESEFEGFHNYTAAEVFIQGLAGLVNQGDVETMIRAQKQMLQRFEKTNEMMLNCNQLSQSRLKNANDDFKKHVKLLTEMKKDLDYIFRKVRSIKQKLSQQYPLDYAEAQPQRSSLAEEAEDETEAKSSKSNVEKKSVECCTNVDDTSSKPIRDSLNKSTTVEYVQMEEAVDNGKPIENELIKRVCSIETTNPNDSSDATSEDTG; translated from the exons ATGGCTCAGAACTTTCAGGGAGTGCAATCTCCTACTGCCAAGAGTAATAATGGTAACGCAACGGAGAATGTTACACCCGAAAGTGAATTTGAAGGATTCCACAACTATACGGCGGCTGAAGTCTTTATCCAAGGATTGGCTGGATTAGTCAATCAAGGAGACGTTGAAACTATGATAAGAGCCCAAAAGCAAAT GCTACAGCGGTTCGAAAAAACGAATGAAATGATGCTAAACTGTAACCAGTTATCACAAAGTCGTCTTAAAAATGCGAATGATGATTTCAAAAAACATGTGAAACTACTAACTGAAATGAAAAAGGATCTGGATTACATTTTTAGGAAAGTGCGTTCCATAAAACAAAAGCTAAGCCAACAGTATCCTTTAGACTACGCTGAGGCCCAACCTCAACGAAGTAGTTTAGCAGAGGAGGCAGAAGATGAGACAGAAGCAAAGAGTTCAAAATCGAATGTAGAGAAAAAAAGTGTGGAATGTTGTACTAATGTTGATGATACATCTTCGAAACCCATTAGAGattctttaaataaaagcaCCACAGTTGAGTATGTGCAAATGGAAGAAGCCGTGGACAATGGCAAACCCATTGAAAACGAGTTAATTAAACGTGTATGCTCAATTGAAACGACAAACCCCAATGACTCCTCAGACGCTACATCTGAGGACACTGGCTAG
- the LOC120777478 gene encoding EARP-interacting protein homolog, which yields MEESNGLIYGLELQARALTPQYGEGNEVRFFIATNSLKPTNQVHLLEFNEEQANVKSKIYEHSLGEVWKLNSSPHDENLIASCYNVLKGSQVQTQAALLEMPAEVDEQNLKMEFLPWQQVETLDTEKYGDKVKTVEFHPSQKNTLACVVDGKVVIFDRAESQTRVVAEAAAPNAQKNSPSFTTGKWSHHHQGHQFFTLHDCSVRSFDIRDTQHCAWSIEDAHNQLVRDLDCNPNKQCHIVTGGDDGAVKVWDCRMPKEAVFSRNDHAHWVWSVRFNTFHDQLILSSSSDCKVLLTCAGSVSSEASSDALPEERRRVLSDGLLQTFDQHEDSVYCVEWSNVDPWIFASLSYDGRVLISKVPKQYKYQIIL from the exons GTCTAACGGATTGATTTATGGCTTAGAACTGCAA GCTCGAGCCTTAACTCCGCAATACGGCGAAGGAAATGAGGTGCGCTTTTTTATAGCGACAAACTCTTTAAAACCCACCAATCAAGTACATTTACTGGAGTTTAATGAAGAGCAAGCAAATGTAAAATCGAAG ATCTACGAACATTCGCTTGGCGAAGTTTGGAAGTTAAATAGTAGCCCACATGATGAAAATTTGATTGCTTCCTGTTACAATGTACTTAAAGGATCACAAGTACAAACACAAGCGGCATTGCTTGAAATGCCTGCGGAAGTGgatgaacaaaatttaaaaatggagTTTCTACCTTGGCAGCAAGTTGAAACACTCGATACTGag AAATATGGTGATAAAGTGAAAACTGTTGAATTTCATCCCAGTCAGAAAAATACTTTAGCTTGTGTAGTAGATGGAAAAGTTGTCATTTTTGATCGTGCTGAATCGCAGACGCGTGTTGTAGCAGAAGCTGCAGCACCAAATGCACAAAAGAATTCACCTTCTTTCACCACAGGCAAGTGGTCTCATCACCATCAGGGACATCAGTTTTTTACTTTACACGATTGTAGTGTGCGCTCGTTTGATATTCGTGACACGCAACACTGTGCATGGTCCATTGAGGATGCACACAATCAGCTTGTTCGTGATCTGGATTGCAATCCAAATAAGCAATGCCATATTGTAACAGGCGGTGATGATGGCGCAGTAAAAGTGTGGGATTGTCGTATGCCAAAAGAAGCAGTATTTTCACGTAATGACCACGCTCATTGGGTTTGGTCGGTGCGATTTAACACATTCCATGACCAACTAATATTATCGAGCTCAAGTGATTGCAAAGTTTTGCTGACATGTGCCGGTTCGGTAAGCTCTGAGGCATCTAGTGATGCATTGCCGGAGGAACGTCGACGTGTACTTTCAGATGGTTTATTACAGACTTTTGATCAACATGAAGACTCGGTTTATTGCGTTGAGTGGAGTAATGTAGATCCTTGGATTTTTGCGTCGCTGAGTTACGATGGCCgtgttttaatttcaaaagtcCCAAAGCAATacaaatatcaaataatattgtaa